GCACCTTGATCCTTACGCACTTTTTTGATTTATTAACTCTTTGTGCTAAGTAAAAACCCATAGTACTATTTTCTCACGTTTTTCCCAACTTTGGAAAAAATTACGCACAAATAAGCTCGGAAATCGGAAAGAATCGGCATTTAGGTAGTTGGAGCAACTTTTCTTCGAGAATACTTAGCCTAGCAGGCCCTCTATTCTTGCTGCCAAAGAGGGTTTATTGATGCAGTCTGATATTTAAAGCTTTCTTCCTTTACACGCGTAACTTGTGCCCGATAGTGGACCTACCGAGAATCGAACTCGGATCTGGGCAATGCGAATGCCCTGTTCTACCATTGAACCATAGGCCCTTATTTTATAAATTGAGGCTAAAGACTCGTTTCAATTAGCCTTTTGTTTCGAAAAGCAAAGCCTGACGAACTTTTCAAATATTTTTCGAAATCTGTGGCTAACTTTTGTGTTTTAAAAGCCGCATAAAATACAAGTCCGATAGGTTTAATTCTACTTGTAGTCTTAACTGCACCCTGAAAATGGCGTTTTGGCCTATTTTTTATATTCTTAGTAAAACCCGTGTAGTATTGACCGTTGATTAATTTTAAAACGTAGACGTAATACATTTTTGTCCCCACTTCACTAAAGTTTCGCGGGGCACACTCCTTACTTCTCGCCCCGAGTTTACCACGCATAGCTCGAAGAGCGAAGTGTGGTGGACCTGACGAGATTCGAACTCGCAACCCCCTCCATGCCATGGAGGTACGCTACCATTGCGCCACAGGCCCAAAGATTCAACACCGAGCTGAGCTAGTAATCAACTAGCCTTGCGTTCAGACCATAATTTTACCACTATCATGTGCCTCTTGTTCAACTCCGACCCTAACATCTAACGTTT
The window above is part of the Candidatus Curtissbacteria bacterium genome. Proteins encoded here:
- a CDS encoding GIY-YIG nuclease family protein; amino-acid sequence: MYYVYVLKLINGQYYTGFTKNIKNRPKRHFQGAVKTTSRIKPIGLVFYAAFKTQKLATDFEKYLKSSSGFAFRNKRLIETSL